CCCCATAGAATCTGGCCGTCTTTGTGGACATATCGTTTTTCCATTTCGAAAAAATTGGATTCGTTTGCGATTACCTTTTGACGTAATTTCATATTTGCTTCGAAGTCCGCAAAATAACTGACGGATTCGATCGTCATATTTTTCAGCTCTTCTTCAGAATAACCGATGAATCTGGAAAAAGCCAGATTCACTTCGATGAATTTTCCTTCGATCGAAGTGATGGCGAGTCCTCCCGCCGAAAAATAAAACGCTTCTCTGAATTTTTTTTCAGAGATCTCTTTTTCTATCTCCGCATTTTTTTGCGCGGTCACATCGTATAACGCACCATAGATGCGAGATGGTTTGCCATTCAAAAACTCGGCCTTGGCAAGTGCGCGAACCCATTTGTGTTTTCCATTAGCGGAAACGAAAGGCAGGGTTAAGTCATAGGGAATGCCTTTTTCGATCGTAGTTGCAATACTTTCCCGAACGATTTTGTCTCCGGGAGGAGGGAAAAAGGAAATACAAGTTTCCAAGGGAGGAATATCGGGAGGCTCGATCTCATGAATTTGAAAGATCATGTCACTCCACATCGGCTTCATCGTTATCAAATCCAATTCCCAACCACCTACCTTCGCCACATTATTGGATTCACGGAGTAGTCTTTCCCGTTGGATCAATTTTTCACGTAGTTCTACTTGGTTGGAAACGTCACGAGAGGAGGTATGAATCTTTACGGATTGGTTTTCATTGTTTTTTACGATTTGGCTGAGCGTTTGCAACCAGACATAGGATCCGTTCTTATGCAAAAACCTATATTCTGTTAGATTGTCCGCCTCTCCCCTTAAAATAGGCAAATGGGACTCGTCCTGGATTCTTTTCCTATCTTCGGGATGAAAGAAATCATATGCGTTTTTTCCTACCAATTCGGAAGGAAGATAACCTATGATTTTCTCGGAAGACGGGC
The nucleotide sequence above comes from Leptospira kobayashii. Encoded proteins:
- a CDS encoding PAS domain-containing sensor histidine kinase, which gives rise to MLVPDYEIYQLLSNISRELICLHTEDGTYSFVSPSSEKIIGYLPSELVGKNAYDFFHPEDRKRIQDESHLPILRGEADNLTEYRFLHKNGSYVWLQTLSQIVKNNENQSVKIHTSSRDVSNQVELREKLIQRERLLRESNNVAKVGGWELDLITMKPMWSDMIFQIHEIEPPDIPPLETCISFFPPPGDKIVRESIATTIEKGIPYDLTLPFVSANGKHKWVRALAKAEFLNGKPSRIYGALYDVTAQKNAEIEKEISEKKFREAFYFSAGGLAITSIEGKFIEVNLAFSRFIGYSEEELKNMTIESVSYFADFEANMKLRQKVIANESNFFEMEKRYVHKDGQILWGHLSATLVRDKVGHPVYFISQVFDIDSRKKAELKLLLANEKLISVTNSLTNQNKQLQSYNQIVSHNLRSPISNLRTLLGLIDETEDPIEKAEYHSHLKIVAENLESTLEDLISALRIQQNHEIKPQLLDIKDSFERVQKLMIGEIQTLDAEIDYDFSSSPKIYFPKLYLESILTNLLSNSLKYSAPGKNPYIQVQSFSIGKSVTLSFTDNGSGIDLERYGKQIFQLKKTFHRDKAGRGVGLFLTKYQIESMGGQIEVRSQPGHGTTFLLHFLNQVNA